Sequence from the Pseudoalteromonas rubra genome:
AGATAAAATCGGATAGTTATCAACACTTTTTGAAACAAAGTGTGTTTTTGCTCAGACACAGCCAGCGTTTATGCCAGGGTCGTTTGCCTCAGCTGGTGGTGATCGCGGGCGTGCAGGGCTTTGACCGATTACCGACTTATCCAAGGCCTTATGAGCCCGACCTGCAAGTAGAAGTGCGTTGCGTGAAAAAGCCGTAACAATCGCACAGCTCAGTATTCACGCTGAGCTGTGCAAACCCTATCAGTCCTGATAACCCCAGGGCGCTTTCGGTGCCTGAACCGGCTTAGTCAGGTCAAAGTCAACTCTGAACTCACGTCCCTCTCTGACCAGGCGATAGGTAAAACGCTCATCGTAAATATACATCTGCCAGGTGTTACCCACGGATTGCGGAATACCGCGCTTCACAAACAACTCTTTTGAGTACTGATCAGCGGGAAAAGATTGCACATTGTCGTAACCAGCATCGACAGTATGGCCCCCATACATAGTCGATTCATCGTCACTGCCATCTTTATGGCGGTGGTCATGTTTCAGGCTCAAACCACTACCAGTCTTGGTAATGATCCAGGTGCGCGAGGCATTTTTTCCAACATGAAACGGAATTTGCAGCTCCTGGTCGTTACAACGACGCACATGCATGATCAGGCGTGCATCACTGAACGCACTGGGTCCCTGATTATCGACCGTCACTTTTCCCTCATATGCTTTGCCACAATGCTGTTTGAGTTGATCAAAAAACGCATCATGCGTGGGAATAGAGACTAAGGGAGCCGGACGCGCCATCACAGTGCCACTAACCAATAAAGCGGCTGCATAAACGAGTTTCATATCAATGTTCCTAAAAATAATAAAGGCCGCAGCGTAATCCACTTAGCGGCCTTTGCCAATTAAATGCGGTGATCAAACAGCTACTGCCAGGGACGCGCCGCCTGAAGTTGCTGTTCAAACTTATCTATCTGAGCATTTAATTGCTCGGTTTCACCAATAAAGTCCAGTCCACTCAGCAGTCGGGCTTTGATATCCGGGCGGACATCAAACGCAATCGGCGCAAAATGCTCACTACGCAACTGCTGCGCTGCCAGGTCAACTTCAATCTGAATATCGGCCTGACGTTCACACAAACCAAACAGACTATCCAGAGTACTCGCGGGCAGACTAATACACAGCATCTGATTATTGCCGCAGTTATTGAAGAAGATATCGGCGAAGCTCTGTGCCAGGATCACCGTAAACCCGTATTGCTTTAGTGCCCAGGGCGCATGCTCACGCGATGACCCACAGCCAAAGTTATCCCGGGTCAGCAGCACACTGGCCCCCTGATATTGGGGGGCGTTAAGGATAAACTCCGGGTCCGGGTCCCCTTGATCTGTGTAGCGCCAATCATAAAAAAGCGCCTTGTCAAAGCCGTCCCGACTGGTGGATGTTAAAAATTGCTTAGGAATGATCTGATCGGTATCGACATTATTTTTATCCAGCGGTGCTAACAAACCGCAGTGAAAGACGCTCATGCCTGCTCTCCTTGAATATCAGTAAAGTGACCCGCAATCGCTGCGGCCGCTGCCATCGCAGGACTCACTAGGTGGGTTCTGCCACCGCGACCCTGACGCCCTTCGAAATTACGATTGGACGTTGACGCGCAGCGTTTACCCATTCCGAGCCGATCATCATTCATCGCCAGGCACATGGAGCAACCCGGTTCACGCCATTCAAAGCCGGCAGCTGTAAAAATGTCCGCCAACCCTTCGCGCTCAGCCTGCTGCTTGACCAAACCTGAACCCGGAACAATAAGGGCTTCAACGCCACTGGCAACCTGTTTGCCTGCCACAACCTGAGCCGCGGCACGCAAATCTTCAATGCGGCTGTTAGTACAAGAGCCGATAAATACCGTATCCACTTTGGCATCGGTCAGTTTCTGGCCTGCACGAAGCCCCATATAACGCAGTGCACTGCGCATGGCTTCGGCCTTGATCAGATCCGGTTCAGTTTCCGGATCTGGAATGGCCTCATCGATCCCGATCACTTGCTCAGGGCTGGTGCCCCAGGTAACCTGGGGTTGGATCTCATCGGCACTGATGATCACTTCGCTATCGAAGACAGCGTCAGGATCGGTGTGCAACGTTTGCCAGTAGGTGACGGCCTGATCAAAGTCTTTGCCCTGCGGTGCAAACGGGCGGCCTTTCAGATACTCATAGGTCGTCTGATCCGGTGCGATCAATCCAGCCTTCGCGCCCATTTCGATGCTCATATTGCATAGTGTCATACGCGCTTCCATCGATAAAGCCTCAATAGCTGTGCCGCAAAACTCCGCCACGAAGCCCGTGCCGCCAGCCGTGCCCAGTTTGCCGATTACCGCCATGATCAGATCCTTGGCCGTGACAGTGGGTCGCAATGTGCCAGTGATCTCAATTTTCAGTGATTTTGCTTTCTTCTGCTGAAGTGTCTGAGTCGCCAACACGTGCTCTACCTCAGAGGTGCCGATCCCATGGGCCAATGCACCAAATGCACCATGCGTTGAGGTATGACTGTCACCGCAGACGATCGTTGTGCCTGGCAAGGTGATCCCCTGCTCAGGACCCATCACGTGCACAATGCCCTGATTCACTGAGCTCAGATCGTAAAGCTCAATGCCGAACTCCTGACAGTTCTTTGCCAATGCCTGAAGCTGATTTTTACTGACTTCACTTGCCGCATCAATAGAGCGACTTTTGGTCGACACATTGTGATCCATGGTCGCAAAGGTTTTATGTGGGCAACGTACCGCACGGTTTTTTTCACGTAAGCCCGCAAAGGCCTGTGGCGAAGTCACCTCATGTACCAGATGCCTGTCGATATAGAGTAAATCGGTTTGTTCGTTAATACTGGCGACCACATGGGCCTGCCAGATTTTGTCATATAATGTTTGTGCCACTTGCTACATCCTGTTGTTAATCTGAAATCCGCTTAGATCCGCTCGACAATTGCATGAGCTACATCCAACGTCGTGTAGCCCCCTTGTGGATAGATATCCGGAGTCCCCACGCCAGCTGCGACGGCTTCCGCGACGGCCTTTTCTATACGCCTTGCCGCTTCATCCTGTGCCAGCGAGTAACGCAACATCAGGGCTGCACTGAGGATCTGCGCAATGGGGTTAGCAATGCCTTTTCCGGCAATATCTGGCGCCGAACCGCCCGCAGGTTCATACAAGCCAAACCCGGACTGATTCAGGCTAGCTGACGGTAGCAAGCCCATGGACCCAGTGATCATGGCACACTCATCAGACAGAATGTCGCCAAATAAATTGTCACACAACAGCACATCGAACTGGCCCGGTTGCTTCACCAGTTGCATTGCCGCGTTATCAATATAAATATGTTCCAGCTCAACATCCGGATAGTCTTTACTGACGTCACACACCACTTCACGCCATAACACACTCGACGCTAACACATTGGCTTTATCCACTGATGTGACGCGATTGCTTCTCAGTCGGGCAGCTTCAAAGGCAAAGCGAGCAATACGCTCGATTTCCTGACGGCTGTAACGTTGGGTATCAAATGCAGCTTCCTCTGCACCACTACCTTCACGGCCTTTTTCACCAAAATAAATGCCACCGGTTAACTCACGCACGCACAGAATATCAAAGCCCTGCTGGCTAATATCAGCCCGCAACGGAGAGGCAGCACTCAGTGCTGGCAATAATTGCGCCGGGCGCAGATTACAAAACAACCCGAAGTGCTTTCTCAGCGGCAACAAAGAGGCGCGCTCTGGCTGCTCCTGAGGTGGCAAATGCTCCCACTTAGGTCCGCCGACAGAACCAAACAAAATCGCATCTGATGCTTCGCAGGCTGCCAAAGTTGTGTCGGGCAACGCAACACCATATTCATCAATGGCCGCGCCGCCAATGGCGTGATGTTGGCGCTCTAAGCCAATACCAAATACCTCACTGACTTTATCGAGCACCAGCTCAGCGACAGCCATCACCTCAGGTCCAATGCCATCACCGGCTAATACTGCTATCTGATAATTTGATTGACTCATCCTGCTTTCCTTTGTTGTTTCAAACTCGAGACCTTGGCGGCTCGGTGAATTA
This genomic interval carries:
- the leuD gene encoding 3-isopropylmalate dehydratase small subunit, yielding MSVFHCGLLAPLDKNNVDTDQIIPKQFLTSTSRDGFDKALFYDWRYTDQGDPDPEFILNAPQYQGASVLLTRDNFGCGSSREHAPWALKQYGFTVILAQSFADIFFNNCGNNQMLCISLPASTLDSLFGLCERQADIQIEVDLAAQQLRSEHFAPIAFDVRPDIKARLLSGLDFIGETEQLNAQIDKFEQQLQAARPWQ
- the leuC gene encoding 3-isopropylmalate dehydratase large subunit; protein product: MAQTLYDKIWQAHVVASINEQTDLLYIDRHLVHEVTSPQAFAGLREKNRAVRCPHKTFATMDHNVSTKSRSIDAASEVSKNQLQALAKNCQEFGIELYDLSSVNQGIVHVMGPEQGITLPGTTIVCGDSHTSTHGAFGALAHGIGTSEVEHVLATQTLQQKKAKSLKIEITGTLRPTVTAKDLIMAVIGKLGTAGGTGFVAEFCGTAIEALSMEARMTLCNMSIEMGAKAGLIAPDQTTYEYLKGRPFAPQGKDFDQAVTYWQTLHTDPDAVFDSEVIISADEIQPQVTWGTSPEQVIGIDEAIPDPETEPDLIKAEAMRSALRYMGLRAGQKLTDAKVDTVFIGSCTNSRIEDLRAAAQVVAGKQVASGVEALIVPGSGLVKQQAEREGLADIFTAAGFEWREPGCSMCLAMNDDRLGMGKRCASTSNRNFEGRQGRGGRTHLVSPAMAAAAAIAGHFTDIQGEQA
- the leuB gene encoding 3-isopropylmalate dehydrogenase: MSQSNYQIAVLAGDGIGPEVMAVAELVLDKVSEVFGIGLERQHHAIGGAAIDEYGVALPDTTLAACEASDAILFGSVGGPKWEHLPPQEQPERASLLPLRKHFGLFCNLRPAQLLPALSAASPLRADISQQGFDILCVRELTGGIYFGEKGREGSGAEEAAFDTQRYSRQEIERIARFAFEAARLRSNRVTSVDKANVLASSVLWREVVCDVSKDYPDVELEHIYIDNAAMQLVKQPGQFDVLLCDNLFGDILSDECAMITGSMGLLPSASLNQSGFGLYEPAGGSAPDIAGKGIANPIAQILSAALMLRYSLAQDEAARRIEKAVAEAVAAGVGTPDIYPQGGYTTLDVAHAIVERI